A window of Rufibacter sp. LB8 contains these coding sequences:
- a CDS encoding YceI family protein — MKSNLFTLAFAAGVLTLASCNKAPEGDKAVITDEQQAASASGQTFVVDTAASSVRFTGNGVGKNHPGKFKLSTGTVAVANDQLTGGSFTINIKSMDLEEEGEMFDTKLRPHLLSGDFFDADKFGTATFEITKVEPYKANSSDTSVVDGANFNVSGNFTLKGVTKNITFPANVDLDDNTLKGKANFDIDRRQWQMNYGNDKTLGDKFISETVNIELDLQAKKQ, encoded by the coding sequence ATGAAATCAAACCTCTTTACTCTTGCCTTTGCCGCCGGCGTTTTAACGTTGGCCTCTTGCAACAAAGCCCCCGAAGGCGACAAAGCCGTCATCACAGATGAACAGCAGGCGGCTTCGGCCAGCGGCCAGACGTTTGTGGTAGACACGGCGGCGTCCAGCGTCCGGTTCACCGGCAACGGCGTGGGCAAGAACCACCCGGGCAAGTTCAAGCTGTCTACCGGCACCGTGGCCGTGGCCAATGACCAGCTCACCGGCGGAAGTTTCACCATCAACATCAAGTCCATGGATTTGGAAGAGGAAGGCGAAATGTTTGACACCAAGCTCCGTCCGCACCTGCTCTCCGGTGACTTCTTTGACGCCGACAAATTCGGCACAGCCACTTTTGAGATCACCAAGGTAGAGCCTTACAAGGCCAACAGTTCTGACACATCTGTGGTAGATGGCGCCAACTTTAACGTGAGCGGCAATTTCACTCTCAAGGGCGTGACCAAGAACATCACCTTCCCCGCCAACGTAGACCTGGACGACAACACCCTCAAGGGCAAAGCCAACTTTGACATTGACCGCCGCCAGTGGCAGATGAACTATGGCAATGACAAAACCCTGGGAGATAAGTTCATCTCAGAAACCGTGAACATTGAGCTTGACCTTCAGGCCAAAAAACAATAA
- a CDS encoding S9 family peptidase: protein MKYLCLLLFTCLCFNGTALQAQMPAPKPMTWQDLMQLPTPPAGQRISYGPDSLQFGELRLPQGKGPFPVVVLVHGGCWLSQYNYQYMNYASEALTKAGYATWNLEFRRVGNSGGGWPGTFLDVAQGLDYIRKLAKKYPLNAKQVVVMGHSAGGHLALWAATRKSLPASSPLYVKNPLPLKGVVSLAGITDLAAYSAQNGSCNAAVEKLMGGLPAQVPHRYKEGSPMGRIPLKLPVRLLQGQRDPIVPVSQAESLAYYSSYSKYLVKMVLLPDGGHFDVVAPTSPVWSSVEQAVREVLGRK, encoded by the coding sequence ATGAAATACCTTTGCTTGCTGCTGTTCACCTGCCTTTGTTTCAACGGGACTGCGCTCCAGGCGCAAATGCCGGCTCCCAAGCCCATGACGTGGCAAGACCTCATGCAGCTGCCAACACCACCGGCCGGGCAACGCATCAGTTATGGGCCAGACTCCCTGCAGTTTGGCGAACTGCGCTTGCCCCAAGGCAAAGGTCCTTTCCCGGTGGTGGTGCTGGTTCATGGCGGTTGCTGGCTGTCTCAATACAACTACCAGTACATGAACTACGCCAGCGAAGCGCTCACCAAGGCCGGGTACGCCACCTGGAACCTGGAGTTCAGGCGCGTGGGCAACTCCGGCGGCGGCTGGCCCGGCACGTTCCTAGATGTGGCCCAAGGCCTGGACTACATCCGGAAACTCGCCAAAAAATATCCCTTGAACGCCAAACAGGTAGTAGTGATGGGCCACTCAGCGGGCGGACACCTGGCGCTGTGGGCGGCCACCAGAAAAAGCCTGCCAGCTTCCAGCCCGCTGTATGTCAAAAACCCTTTACCGCTGAAGGGCGTGGTTTCTTTGGCCGGCATCACAGATTTGGCAGCGTACAGCGCCCAGAACGGAAGCTGCAACGCCGCCGTGGAGAAACTTATGGGCGGTCTGCCCGCGCAAGTGCCGCACCGGTATAAAGAAGGCTCGCCTATGGGCCGCATCCCCCTAAAACTTCCCGTCCGGCTCCTCCAGGGTCAGCGCGACCCCATAGTGCCCGTGAGCCAAGCCGAAAGCCTAGCATATTATTCATCCTATAGTAAGTATTTGGTTAAAATGGTCTTGTTGCCAGACGGCGGGCATTTTGACGTGGTGGCGCCTACCTCGCCGGTTTGGTCTTCTGTGGAACAGGCCGTGCGGGAGGTTTTGGGAAGGAAATAA
- a CDS encoding DUF2188 domain-containing protein: MAERKVYHVTKTEAGWEGKQEGGQRASVTGSTKAEVVQKTIEIAQNHASSSVIIHTQDGKIEEERTYPRSSDPTSSRG; the protein is encoded by the coding sequence ATGGCAGAGAGAAAGGTATACCACGTAACCAAAACTGAGGCTGGCTGGGAAGGAAAACAGGAGGGCGGACAGCGGGCCTCGGTGACGGGTTCCACCAAAGCCGAAGTGGTGCAGAAAACCATTGAGATCGCCCAGAACCACGCTTCCAGTTCCGTGATCATCCATACCCAAGACGGAAAGATTGAAGAAGAGCGCACCTATCCCAGAAGCAGTGACCCCACTTCCAGCAGAGGCTGA
- a CDS encoding transposase: MDGQRHISFFTATILEWKHLLKPDKHKLLILESLRFLVKDKRVKIYGFVLMPNHFHVLWKIEEPHLRPNVQRDFLKFTSQQLKLELTQHHPAVLEKFRVDAKDRQYQIWERNPLSVPCYTVAVTEQKLQYIHLNPVQEKWKLAKQPENYYYSSAKFYLENKDDFGFLTHYLD; encoded by the coding sequence ATGGACGGCCAACGGCACATCAGCTTCTTCACCGCTACTATTCTGGAATGGAAACATCTTCTGAAGCCAGACAAGCACAAGCTCCTTATTTTGGAGAGCCTTCGGTTTTTGGTAAAGGATAAGCGCGTAAAAATCTATGGGTTCGTGTTGATGCCCAATCACTTTCACGTACTCTGGAAGATAGAGGAACCGCACCTCCGCCCCAACGTGCAGCGGGATTTTTTGAAATTCACCAGCCAGCAATTGAAGTTAGAACTAACGCAGCATCACCCTGCCGTTTTAGAGAAGTTCAGAGTTGATGCCAAAGACCGACAATACCAGATTTGGGAACGCAACCCGCTGTCTGTGCCGTGTTATACAGTTGCTGTGACGGAACAGAAATTACAGTACATTCACCTGAACCCCGTGCAGGAGAAATGGAAGTTGGCGAAGCAGCCGGAGAACTACTATTATTCTTCGGCCAAATTTTATTTGGAGAACAAAGATGATTTTGGATTTCTAACGCACTATCTTGACTAG